The nucleotide sequence CTATGGGCAAATACATGAAAATAGGCAGGTTGAATAACTGGTCTGTAAATCATATTAGTTGTTAAATCACCTTCTGTATCTTGCTTAATGATATACTCAAAATTGACCGTCTTAATATTTTTTGGGTGTTTTATAGTAATCCAACCACTATCTTTTACAACTATTACTTCTGAATCTATATTTAATGGTTTTATAGATTGAATGGTATTATGCAAATTTTCCTCTCCCCAAGAATCGTTAAAAAAAAGAAAAGTAGTTTCACCATCAAGTTCTGCATTGCTGGTTACATTTACTTTCAACATTGGTTTCCCTTCAATACTAATGGGTGATATATTATAGTCGATTTTATTATTCAGTTCTTTTTTGCATCCAAATATGAAAAATGCAACTGCTAAAAACAATAGTTTTGGAATTTTCATGTTTTTTTGATTGATTAGTTTTTTAAAGACGGTTTAAAATTGATAATGTTGCAAAAAAAATCCCAAACATTTCTGCTTAGGATTTTCTATTAACTAAAAGTTTAATTATTTCAAACTTGCCTTCATAAGCTCTCTATTCATTCGAGCAATAGTATCCAATGAAATACCTTTAGGACATTCAACTTCACATGCTCCAGTATTGGTACAATTTCCAAAACCTTCAGCATCCATTTGTGCTACCATATTTCTAACACGATCTGCAGCTTCTACTTGTCCTTGTGGTAATAAAGCATATTGACTTACTTTTGCACCTACAAACAACATTGCAGATGAATTTTTGCAAGTAGCTACACAAGCGCCACAACCAATACAAGTTGCAGCGTCCATAGCTTCGTCTGCAGCATGTTTAGAAATAGGAATAGCATTTGCGTCTTGTGTGTTTCCAGAAGTATTTACTGAAATATAACCACCAGCTTGTTGAATACGCTCAAAAGCCATTCTATCTACAACTAAATCTTTTATTACAGGGAAAGCTTTAGCTCTAAACGGTTCAATAGTAATAGTATCACCATCTTTAAACATACGCATATGTAATTGGCAAGTTGTAATACCTCTATCTGGGCCATGTGCTTCACCGTTAATATACATAGAGCACATCCCACAAATACCTTCACGACAATCGTGATCGAAGGCTACAGGTTCATCACCAGAATTAACCAATTGTTCATTTAAAACATCCATCATCTCTAAAAAAGACATGTGCTCTGAAATATCAGTGACTTTATAATCGACCATTTGACCCTTAGAAGAGGCATCTTTTTGTCTCCAAATTTTAAGTGTTAGATTCATTTTTATAGTTTATTAGCCAAAAGACAATAGTCAAAAGTTATTTTTCTATTGATTTTATAAAGGCGTTTAACATTTTACTTTCTTCGGTAATTAAACCTTGAATTTTATTAAAACTTTCTGTTGCAATAAAATTTAACTCTTTTGCAATTATAATTTGAGTTTCTAATTCTAATAGAGAGCCTTTCGAATACTTTAAGAATTGTATATAATTCTTAGTGTAATTTCTTCCCCAACCTTCAGCTATATTAGAAGGGATAGATATTGATGAACGTTTAATTTGACTCTGTAATCCAAATAACTCATCATTTGGAATTTCTTTACATATTAGATAAGTTTCTTTAACAATTTCAATTCCTTTTTGCCAAACAAGTAAATCTTTATATGTTTTAATTTTGTCCATCTATTGGCTATTGCCTAATGACTAAATTACTTATAACTACGTTGTTTTAGTTCAATATCTTTAAACTCTAATTCTTCTTTATGTAAAACTGCATCAGCAGGTTCTCCTTTATACTCCCAAGCAGATACAAACGCAAAATCTTTATCGTTACGTTTCGCTTCACCTTTTTGTTCCCCATCTAATTCAACAGATTCTTCTCTAAAGTGTCCACCACAAGATTCGTTTCTTACTAAAGCATCTTTAGCAAATAACTCACCTAGCTCAAGAAAATCTGCAACACGACCAGCTTTTTCTAATTCTGGATTCATCTCGTTAGCACTTCCAGGAACTTTTACGTCTTTCCAGAATTCTTCTCTAATAGCTTTAATTTCAGCCATAGCCTCTTTTAACCCTTTTTCGTTACGAGCCATCCCAACTTT is from Pontimicrobium sp. SW4 and encodes:
- a CDS encoding four helix bundle protein, with the translated sequence MDKIKTYKDLLVWQKGIEIVKETYLICKEIPNDELFGLQSQIKRSSISIPSNIAEGWGRNYTKNYIQFLKYSKGSLLELETQIIIAKELNFIATESFNKIQGLITEESKMLNAFIKSIEK
- a CDS encoding succinate dehydrogenase/fumarate reductase iron-sulfur subunit, which codes for MNLTLKIWRQKDASSKGQMVDYKVTDISEHMSFLEMMDVLNEQLVNSGDEPVAFDHDCREGICGMCSMYINGEAHGPDRGITTCQLHMRMFKDGDTITIEPFRAKAFPVIKDLVVDRMAFERIQQAGGYISVNTSGNTQDANAIPISKHAADEAMDAATCIGCGACVATCKNSSAMLFVGAKVSQYALLPQGQVEAADRVRNMVAQMDAEGFGNCTNTGACEVECPKGISLDTIARMNRELMKASLK